The Schistocerca gregaria isolate iqSchGreg1 chromosome X, iqSchGreg1.2, whole genome shotgun sequence nucleotide sequence TATACAtaaaaactattttcattttcctcctgttgCAAATTGTGTACATTACTCATCCTTATATTAAGAAAGTTCATTAACATAGCTTCTTTTTTCATTCGCAGTCGAGTGAGCTTCAGTTGCTCCAGCAGCACCAGCCTGTGTAATTCTGTGGTACTGAGCATGTTGCATGTTCGTCTCGTGTGTTTCTGGCAATGTTCCTTCCTTCAAGGGTGGTGGCCTGGCATATGGACTAGCTCTAGACGAAGAGGATGGTGGGCCAGCATGAGGTGTAACATCTGTTCGTAGAAACACCTATGTATGCCAGAGATGTATACAACGGTAGAACTTAACGCGCGTTTGCATTTTTATGAAGAATTACTTTACAAAGACAACAGCGGAAACTTTCCTCCGCAAAGGGTTACAAAATGTTGGCAGCCCAAGTTAACTCTAGCCATGGCACTTAATGACACTGAATAGCAAACATGGCTCTTACATATTATATTACTACTAGCACcactaataatagtagtagtagtagtagtagtagtagtagtacttacgATACAGTAATAAGAACATTTCGCGACTCTCATGAAAAACAAATTTCCGCTAGTATCTTTATAAGTAgcagtaattaattttgtttgacTAACAAAAAATAGAACTGAATCTTACCAGATGACTTCGGATGCTCTACTGGCGATAGTGTAGAGATGGACGGTGCAACCCCTAGTGTCACTGCTCCTGAAAATTAACGACTTGAAAAAAAATCCTCATTTTAACGTTTACAGACTGTGTGTAATATTTTTAACAGAAGGAAAATAAATGTATATTAACATCACACGAGTTTATAGTTTATCTTACCTGGTATCTGGTTCATTGTAGGATTCCAATCTCCTTGTAGCAAGCTGTAAAACTTTTTCTCCCGAGCATTTAAAACAATTGATTATTTCCCGTTCTGTTCTTATCCGTTTTCCTTTTTAGTCTCGTTTTCATGTTACTAACTTTCTTTAGCAATTGTTTCCTGTCAGTTATAATACCGATATTAGTTTCAACTGAATGTATAACATTTAGGAttgcttcctctttctttctttttgcttctGGAAGTTGTGACTTCTCTAATAACTAAGGATGGTTTTCTAAAGCCGTGACTAATAACATTATTGTCCTTTCTGCACATACCGAGCTTTCATCTGAATCAGACGAGATCATCTTCAGTCAACAAGTGACAGTACTCACTGAAAATAAATTAAGCGAAACTCAGTCGCACAGCAAAGGAAACAGTGATGAAGCCTGCTCTTGCTCAACAATTGTTCGCTGACAATGCGTACCAAGCAGGTAGCTAGGATCTTTTGCTACTGTGTTAGAAGTAAAAGGTAGAGAGGAAAAGCAAAAGGTTATTCTTACAATCAGAAACTAATGCTTCTGCTTTTACCTTTTGATCCCAAGTGAATGCTCTTACTTCTACCTTTTGCTCCAAGCTGGTGCTTCAATTTTATTCAGATGGCCCATTGAATGCTGTGTATGGTTTCCATAGAAAAATAACGAGTATTCGGAGAAGTTTCAGGCAACAAATGGATCCTTTGTTGTTACCACAATCACTTGATGTCATTGTGTAGTTTTCGTCACACGTTGATATGAAATAATGAACGTAATGAGACAAGTTATAATTCATTTGCCGTTTCtatgtgttacatatttttatattttctccagtcAACTTCAGGGTTGTCAGCAACTGTTAAAGTTTCAAAGATAGTTCCAGTTATActtgtatttctttcctttttattgGCTCCTAGAATACAAACTTTTTAGCCATTACAAGTAAATGTACTGACACACATAACAAAGTAACATTTTTTTCTTCGTCATACACACTATTTCGggcatttattcatatttttttcagatcaGAATTATTGTAATCAGATTACAAAACACAGTTGACTGCTAAAAATTTATTTGCTAGTTAAGTTCTTTAGTTAAGTTCAATTCATTTTAGATTTTTATGTCTTATTTCGTTAGAAAACAGGATATGGCATCGTACCGGTATGTACTGTTATACTTGTAATTCTGTTCGTTCAAGATTCTGCTGTAGTTTACGATAGGCACTTTACGCTCCAGTGAATTTAACGTCATGTGGCAATTAGGGAATTAACTGTGTTCAACGCACATCCAATGCATAGAAAATACTATTGGTTTTCTTATAACACTTGAGATCTTTTTCAATGTTGGCTGCACGCCATCGTAATTTGTATCGTTGGAACCGGTATAGTAGGATTGTTTGTAAACCGTaaggaagttgtgtagaactaagtTCGTAATTGTGAGGTGCGTTGGAATGAATTATTACACAGATTATCAGGGCTTTATGCCGCCCGCTGCTAATGGTATACAGTCGACAGGTACGGCTGGAATACCGGGCCGGGATGATGACAGAAAGTTGTTTATCGGCGGGCTTCCGAGACAGATTACAGAGAACGagattaaaaattatttcagtttgtttGGAGACGTTGACAGCGTTACGATTAAAATTGACCCTTTCACGGGACAATCAAGAGGCTTTGCCTTCATAGTATTTGTAGATCCGAAAACTATTGACCAATTGCTGTCGTCTGAACACTATATAAACAGCAAGAAAGTAGATCTCAAGCGAATCATAAAAAAGTCGCAGCATGGCAAAATATTCGTTGGTGGCTTGACTGCTGACATAACAGACAACGACATTAAGTCTTATTTCTCGCAATATGGTACTGTAGTCGATGTGCAAACTCCGTATGACAAAGCTAGAAATCAGCGAAAAGGCTTTTGCTTCGTAACTTTCGACTCGAAAAATGTAGTTCGTGAGCTGTTGAAGACACCCAAACAATTCATCAAAGGAAAGGAAGTAGAcgtcaaaaaggtcaaggtgaatcAAGAAGGTACTGTCACTGCAGCTGGTGGTAGAGTTTTTCCTGGAAATTGGGTGAACCAAGGCTATGGAACTTACGTTGGCTCATATCCGCAAGATTTTGGAACTAATTATAGTAGTACAACCTATGAAGGCTACGACTACTCTACGGATTACACAACAGCTTATGAATACCCAGCAGGATATGTGTATGATGGTTTCAGTGGAGTCCAAGGCACGTACTCAACAGCTGGGAAACCAAGAGTAGGTGCTCGTCAGCTACAGAGACCTCAGCCGTACTAGTACCTGTAAACATGtatgtttcctccactgtttgatTATCAAACTACTATAACTCTTAAAATCACTGTGTGTTGGGTATTTGTGTATCACAGTTTTTTCCCTTTTGTTATGCTGTAAAAAGTAAATCATTGTTAATTGGGAAACCTGAATTGAGACTTAAGTTTTGCGTCATGTTAACTGCAAGTTTTGCCATGTGCCCATAAATTATGCCCCAATCCTGTATCTTCAGCATCAGTGAAGCCACATTTCACTATTTCCATACTTTTATAGTCATTGGATTTGAAACGAGTGATCAGAAACATATCACATTTAATAAGTTATGGTGGTAGAACATCATTGGTGCTGCCTTCAGGCTGTGATGTTTCTgtgacttaaaatttaatttatgttagTCTGTTAAATAAGCTTCATGTATTGAGTTGGTGACTTATCTGTGGTGAAAGCTAATCTTAAAGTCCATGGTATTTTCATTACCCTTGTGCTGTGGCACATAGTTTCTTctggaagaatatactaattcatatccttacagtgtgtgtgtgtgtgtgtgtgtgtgtgtgtgtgtgtgtgtgtgtgtgtgtgtgtgtgtgtgtgtgtgtgtgatacaaacaGCATATTTGTACAATAGAAGTAAGATTGCTATATAAAATGCAGACATCAggacaaatttcacagaaactaaatgctgtttATAATATAATTTGTGCTTTTGCTAATTCACACAAATTTAAGATGTGGTTTTCATACTGTTTCTTACATTTTTAAGGCAAAAgagaccctgtgtgtgtgtgtgtgtgtgtgtgtgtgtgtgtgtgtgtgtgtgtgtgtgtgtgtgtgtgtgagagagagagagagagagagagagagagagagagagagagagatatgtatatacacatacatacataatgtagaataaatttccatGTCATTACTGTGTGATCTACATGTAATTTCAATTAGTGTGTGCCCTATATATTTTGTTTTGCAAGAATTGTCTCATTGCTAGTTTCTTTCTGTTAGCATGCTGTACACTGTGTTACAAGGTCAGCATATGCAATGTGTGACACTTTTTATATTGCAGCTTTCATATTGATGTACAGTTTTTCTATTGATCATGTTTTTTTAGTGGCTAGAAATATATCTATGCATTATTGTGCATGGTTGATCAATGCAAACTTCAATTTGATACTAAGtttacatatactaaattaagaGAATCTGATTTtttaggtatttgtatgagatatgttaaaaataggaatgagggtcgTGTACTGGTTTTAATTATTCATATTAATAGACCCTAGGATTGAAGCAAGGAGGAAAAAACACAGGAATCACTCCCAGATGGCATAACATGCAGTTGCAGAACATTAATGTTCGTGTACTGAAAGTCCATGAGCTATGTCTTCAGTTAATGTATTTATAAAGATTATTTTCCCTTTCTGTTACTTTGTTATTTTGGAAATACATGAACCTTACTCAAGAACTAGCGCCAAATCTGTATTTTTGTTAATTGTCATTAAACAGCTTCTAAATATGCATCATACTTTTATTTGAAGATAAAGCCTTTAAAGTGAGAATGATATCAACTTTTTCAAATCACTGCATAAAATTTGTGGCACTAATTGTATTTCACTGTCACTAAGTAAACTGGTAATATTTGTGTAAGTGGTTCTCATTGTTTTTATGCTTTGTTTATGATTTGTAATCTGGATGTGGGCTATACACTCTGTGGCTGCTTCTGGAGGTATTGTGGAGTAGAATTTACTGAGTTTTCAataataggtattaaaatcattATTATTTGAGTGAGATGGATGGGACCAGCAAAGACATTATATAATGACATATTTGCTCCTATGCTAAAAATGTATCTTGCAACAAATAAGGACAATATGTTAAACACTATGTACACCAACTTCCTAGTAACATGTCTAAGATTTAAGTTCACAAGTTCCTTGGTCTAGTTGAGGAAGAAATGAAAAGGAACTTGTGAACTTAAATCTTAGTCATGTTACTAGGAAGTTGGTGTACATAGTGTCCTTATTTGTTGCAAGATACATTTTTAGCATGTGACAGGAATCTTGGAAATATACACTGTTTTGACTTCAACAGCAGAAAAAAATTCCATAATACTATAAAAAGGATAGATAGCTACTCATCATAAAAATTACAATttgagtgtgtgtggtgtgtgtgtgtgtgtgtgtggtgtgtgtgtgtgtgtgtgtgtgtgtgtgtgtgtgtgtgtaagaaggctTTGGTCGAAAAGCTCATGCATAAGTCTTTTGCCTGAgcttgtctgcaactcagtatgtcgtctttacagtgagtagcaacctatccttttcataatgccattgatattccaatctggaatttccattgttagaAAAAAAATCACAGAGAATTGTCATCCTGAAAGCAGTGGTGTCAATGATCAGAAATTTATCGTATTCTTAGTGTGGCTACTTTCTATCAAGGTCTCTTGGTATATAATGGAGACAGTAATGATAGTTTCTTTAATGCTAGTGTTATCTTATGAACTCCATAACAATATAGAACTGCAGTTCAAGTGTTTCAGAAAGTGCATCCAACGGGTTCTTCTGGATGGACATACTATATGTTGATAAGCATACAACAACTTCATGGCTGGTGGTCTGAAAAAGTTTCATAGCAAGTATTTGCAAATGTCACATTTTTCTGTGTCCATTTTCATAGCATCCCAATCCTTTCCTAGCCTCCCCCCACCCCTTTTGTGTAGAATAGATTGAAAACTAACAACAATTCTTTTTATTGAAACCACCCTTCATAATTCTTATTTTCTTTTGCTATGTATAAATTTTCAACTGAAGCAACATACGTAAGAAATGGCTAAAGTAATTCTGAAGTTTGACTAAGGGGTATGTTGAATTTCATACACACAGTAAAATATGTTGGGACATAGTTTTTTTAATATCAGTTTTTCAGTTAAATGAGAATTCTTTTTGTATTAATGAAATGAATTATTCCTGAACTAGCTTTTTGGATGGTGTAAGTATCTAACATCAGCACTTATAAATATCTGACATCAACATTTAAATTCTAGTACTTTTTCTCATTTCATAAAAGggcatataaaatatttgtatttttggaACATGACTGCCCGTGCTGATTAATAAAGATACTGATTAGTTACATAAGTGCGGCCTGTTGCACAAAGTGATCAGAATACTGTCTGATGGCTGACACAAGGTTTTATAGCCAAAGAGGTCTACTTAAAAAACTCTGCTGATAAACTCTATGAAAACTAGGAAAACTAATAAAAAATGTTCATAGTTTTAGATACCACTTTCCTTTTTCAGTTACTTTCATGTCCACATCAGGTTTGCTGGCAGTTGGCTGTGCATGTTATTGTAGATGTTTTCAAATTTGTGTGCAGCATTGTATCGCTGCTGTTTGAAAGCATTTTGGCAGCTTGGAGATTTTAATAATTTATGAACTGGGAAAAATCTCCAACtatatgaaattatttgtattactacagtaaatattgttatgttttgaACTGTATAGAGCCAGCAAATTAGAGTTGCTTTTTTTCCAATCAGAAATTTGTCAGCAATGTATATGTGTTGCAAACTTGCTtactaaaacacacac carries:
- the LOC126298952 gene encoding RNA-binding protein squid-like produces the protein MNYYTDYQGFMPPAANGIQSTGTAGIPGRDDDRKLFIGGLPRQITENEIKNYFSLFGDVDSVTIKIDPFTGQSRGFAFIVFVDPKTIDQLLSSEHYINSKKVDLKRIIKKSQHGKIFVGGLTADITDNDIKSYFSQYGTVVDVQTPYDKARNQRKGFCFVTFDSKNVVRELLKTPKQFIKGKEVDVKKVKVNQEGTVTAAGGRVFPGNWVNQGYGTYVGSYPQDFGTNYSSTTYEGYDYSTDYTTAYEYPAGYVYDGFSGVQGTYSTAGKPRVGARQLQRPQPY